In Carya illinoinensis cultivar Pawnee chromosome 6, C.illinoinensisPawnee_v1, whole genome shotgun sequence, a single genomic region encodes these proteins:
- the LOC122314076 gene encoding uncharacterized protein LOC122314076 isoform X3, whose protein sequence is MMPRLDNSEIWIAFKYEKLPDFCYACGRLGHSQVFCGFLSSPTTRLIYGPWIKAKCNNYQGISQAFQQTGHGQPTETDFMGKISSQTNLYGNQNREKPTNVQQQNLNLFSRRGQQEVTERISTVVKKNNQGWIHLAPSTLATKNPSETFNATNSALPQDLVCYSEQRALISPTRRINIFTVEEPPTESHNHTSIASKISLLSSNLVSEQQVKEGTAEHVHSHQDNTLPTEATETPWNAQWQKIYSAFKEYKSLQTFNVPGPGPSTAHQATFKSFQPIETCPHFKSPLDLSTSRPIPNQYKSAEFHHLKDSKVKQGFTTDSTPTATQLATSLDHCISTVIHAPIPEKIPTQSNLTIQLLEDSSSMPVGNLVAHLEIPTETDFISGTPEDILSLSTQEAHLNRMSIQSQPQVLLPSKRPHDTESFYEPTRKSQRLNKTEKPEQVDETVKMFFSEESTTALTLMDMQSGTKGKEKKSKGKGRLNPYSKPVTHSHSKSKSASEEISMMLSIKMKSMGDDLLFPIATKDSKQSWTDTASLTLVIQALNILGLITETVWLSSEKD, encoded by the exons ATGATGCCAAGGTTAGACAACTCTGAAATATGGATagcttttaaatatgaaaaacttcCAGACTTCTGTTATGCCTGTGGTAGACTCGGTCATTCCCAAGTTTTTTGTGGATTTCTAAGTTCGCCTACGACAAGATTAATTTATGGCCCCTGGATCAAAGCCAAGTGCAACAACTACCAAGGCATATCTCAGGCTTTTCAACAAACAGGTCACGGGCAACCAACAGAAACCGATTTCATGGGGAAAATTTCCAGTCAAACTAATCTTTATGGTAATCAAAACAGAGAGAAGCCAACCAATGTtcaacaacaaaatctgaatcTGTTTTCAAGGAGAGGTCAGCAAGAAGTTACCGAAAGAATATCTACGGTGGTGAAGAAAAACAACCAAGGCTGGATTCATCTTGCCCCCTCAACATTGGCTACCAAAAACCCATCGGAAACCTTCAACGCCACGAATTCAGCACTCCCTCAAGATCTGGTCTGCTACAGTGAACAAAGAGCATTAATTTCCCCAACCAgaagaataaatatttttactgtTGAAGAGCCACCGACCGAATCCCACAACCATACCTCTATTGCCAGCAAAATATCCTTATTGTCTTCAAATCTGGTTTCAGAACAGCAGGTAAAGGAAGGGACAGCTGAACACGTGCATAGTCACCAAGATAATACATTACCGACGGAAGCAACTGAAACACCGTGGAATGCTCAGTGGCAGAAAATCTATTCTGCCTTCAAGGAGTATAAGAGCCTTCAGACTTTTAACGTGCCTGGGCCTGGACCTTCAACAGCCCATCAAGCAACTTTCAAATCTTTCCAGCCCATTGAGACTTGTCCTCACTTCAAGAGCCCACTTGATTTATCTACAAGCCGGCCCATCCCAAATCAATACAAGTCTGCCGAATTCCATCATCTGAAAGATTCTAAGGTGAAGCAAGGTTTTACGACAGACTCTACTCCTACTGCTACTCAGTTAGCTACTTCTTTAGACCATTGCATATCCACGGTAATACATGCTCCTATTCCAGAAAAAATTCCAACTCAATCCAATCTTACAATTCAGTTGCTAGAAGATTCAAGTTCAATGCCAGTGGGTAATCTGGTTGCACATTTGGAAATACCAACTGAAACTGATTTTATTAGTGGCACACCTGAAGATATTTTATCTCTGTCTACTCAAGAGGCACATCTCAATCGCATGTCCATTCAATCTCAGCCTCAAGTTCTTCTACCATCCAAAAGGCCACATGATACAGAGTCCTTTTATGAACCAACAAGAAAATCACAGCGCCTCAACAAAACAGAGAAACCAGAGCAAGTGGATGAAacagttaaaatgtttttttcagAAGAATCTACAACAGCTCTCACTCTCATGGACATGCAATCAGGAACAaaaggcaaagaaaaaaaatcaaaaggaaaaggaaggCTGAATCCGTATAGTAAGCCAGTTACTCATTCTCACAGCAAATCCAAATCAGCTAGCGAG GAGATTTCAATGATGTTATCAATCAAAATGAAAAGTATGGGGGACGACCTTTTATTTCCAATAGCAACCAAGGACTCAAAGCAATCATGGACAGACACGGCCTCATTGACATTGGTTATTCAGGCCCTCAATATACTTGGTCTAATAACAGAAACGGTATGGCTCTCATCAGAGAAAGATTAG
- the LOC122314076 gene encoding uncharacterized protein LOC122314076 isoform X1, with protein METNSFIFTFRNTQDKLRVLNQAPWNFKGHLLVLKQGPTGATLKEINLNHAPFQVQIHGLPLDYITLENAIQIGRALGTLIKVEEDPLYGLALRKFIRLKVEIDVIKALQQGFMMPRLDNSEIWIAFKYEKLPDFCYACGRLGHSQVFCGFLSSPTTRLIYGPWIKAKCNNYQGISQAFQQTGHGQPTETDFMGKISSQTNLYGNQNREKPTNVQQQNLNLFSRRGQQEVTERISTVVKKNNQGWIHLAPSTLATKNPSETFNATNSALPQDLVCYSEQRALISPTRRINIFTVEEPPTESHNHTSIASKISLLSSNLVSEQQVKEGTAEHVHSHQDNTLPTEATETPWNAQWQKIYSAFKEYKSLQTFNVPGPGPSTAHQATFKSFQPIETCPHFKSPLDLSTSRPIPNQYKSAEFHHLKDSKVKQGFTTDSTPTATQLATSLDHCISTVIHAPIPEKIPTQSNLTIQLLEDSSSMPVGNLVAHLEIPTETDFISGTPEDILSLSTQEAHLNRMSIQSQPQVLLPSKRPHDTESFYEPTRKSQRLNKTEKPEQVDETVKMFFSEESTTALTLMDMQSGTKGKEKKSKGKGRLNPYSKPVTHSHSKSKSASEEISMMLSIKMKSMGDDLLFPIATKDSKQSWTDTASLTLVIQALNILGLITETVWLSSEKD; from the exons ATGGAAACAAACAGTTTCATTTTCACCTTTAGAAATACCCAAGATAAACTTAGAGTCCTCAATCAAGCCCCATGGAATTTTAAAGGGCACCTTCTGGTTCTAAAACAGGGGCCAACTGGGGCCACTCTCAAagaaatcaatttaaatcatgcTCCATTCCAAGTGCAAATCCATGGCCTGCCTTTGGATTATATTACTCTAGAAAATGCTATTCAAATAGGGCGAGCACTTGGAACTTTGATCAAAGTGGAAGAGGATCCTCTTTATGGACTAGCTTTAAGAAAATTCATCAGGCTCAAGGTTGAAATTGATGTCATTAAGGCATTACAGCAAGGATTTATGATGCCAAGGTTAGACAACTCTGAAATATGGATagcttttaaatatgaaaaacttcCAGACTTCTGTTATGCCTGTGGTAGACTCGGTCATTCCCAAGTTTTTTGTGGATTTCTAAGTTCGCCTACGACAAGATTAATTTATGGCCCCTGGATCAAAGCCAAGTGCAACAACTACCAAGGCATATCTCAGGCTTTTCAACAAACAGGTCACGGGCAACCAACAGAAACCGATTTCATGGGGAAAATTTCCAGTCAAACTAATCTTTATGGTAATCAAAACAGAGAGAAGCCAACCAATGTtcaacaacaaaatctgaatcTGTTTTCAAGGAGAGGTCAGCAAGAAGTTACCGAAAGAATATCTACGGTGGTGAAGAAAAACAACCAAGGCTGGATTCATCTTGCCCCCTCAACATTGGCTACCAAAAACCCATCGGAAACCTTCAACGCCACGAATTCAGCACTCCCTCAAGATCTGGTCTGCTACAGTGAACAAAGAGCATTAATTTCCCCAACCAgaagaataaatatttttactgtTGAAGAGCCACCGACCGAATCCCACAACCATACCTCTATTGCCAGCAAAATATCCTTATTGTCTTCAAATCTGGTTTCAGAACAGCAGGTAAAGGAAGGGACAGCTGAACACGTGCATAGTCACCAAGATAATACATTACCGACGGAAGCAACTGAAACACCGTGGAATGCTCAGTGGCAGAAAATCTATTCTGCCTTCAAGGAGTATAAGAGCCTTCAGACTTTTAACGTGCCTGGGCCTGGACCTTCAACAGCCCATCAAGCAACTTTCAAATCTTTCCAGCCCATTGAGACTTGTCCTCACTTCAAGAGCCCACTTGATTTATCTACAAGCCGGCCCATCCCAAATCAATACAAGTCTGCCGAATTCCATCATCTGAAAGATTCTAAGGTGAAGCAAGGTTTTACGACAGACTCTACTCCTACTGCTACTCAGTTAGCTACTTCTTTAGACCATTGCATATCCACGGTAATACATGCTCCTATTCCAGAAAAAATTCCAACTCAATCCAATCTTACAATTCAGTTGCTAGAAGATTCAAGTTCAATGCCAGTGGGTAATCTGGTTGCACATTTGGAAATACCAACTGAAACTGATTTTATTAGTGGCACACCTGAAGATATTTTATCTCTGTCTACTCAAGAGGCACATCTCAATCGCATGTCCATTCAATCTCAGCCTCAAGTTCTTCTACCATCCAAAAGGCCACATGATACAGAGTCCTTTTATGAACCAACAAGAAAATCACAGCGCCTCAACAAAACAGAGAAACCAGAGCAAGTGGATGAAacagttaaaatgtttttttcagAAGAATCTACAACAGCTCTCACTCTCATGGACATGCAATCAGGAACAaaaggcaaagaaaaaaaatcaaaaggaaaaggaaggCTGAATCCGTATAGTAAGCCAGTTACTCATTCTCACAGCAAATCCAAATCAGCTAGCGAG GAGATTTCAATGATGTTATCAATCAAAATGAAAAGTATGGGGGACGACCTTTTATTTCCAATAGCAACCAAGGACTCAAAGCAATCATGGACAGACACGGCCTCATTGACATTGGTTATTCAGGCCCTCAATATACTTGGTCTAATAACAGAAACGGTATGGCTCTCATCAGAGAAAGATTAG
- the LOC122314076 gene encoding uncharacterized protein LOC122314076 isoform X2 yields the protein METNSFIFTFRNTQDKLRVLNQAPWNFKGHLLVLKQGPTGATLKEINLNHAPFQVQIHGLPLDYITLENAIQIGRALGTLIKVEEDPLYGLALRKFIRLKVEIDVIKALQQGFMMPRLDNSEIWIAFKYEKLPDFCYACGRLGHSQVFCGFLSSPTTRLIYGPWIKAKCNNYQGISQAFQQTGHGQPTETDFMGKISSQTNLYGNQNREKPTNVQQQNLNLFSRRGQQEVTERISTVVKKNNQGWIHLAPSTLATKNPSETFNATNSALPQDLVCYSEQRALISPTRRINIFTVEEPPTESHNHTSIASKISLLSSNLVSEQQVKEGTAEHVHSHQDNTLPTEATETPWNAQWQKIYSAFKEYKSLQTFNVPGPGPSTAHQATFKSFQPIETCPHFKSPLDLSTSRPIPNQYKSAEFHHLKDSKVKQGFTTDSTPTATQLATSLDHCISTVIHAPIPEKIPTQSNLTIQLLEDSSSMPVGNLVAHLEIPTETDFISGTPEDILSLSTQEAHLNRMSIQSQPQVLLPSKRPHDTESFYEPTRKSQRLNKTEKPEQVDETVKMFFSEESTTALTLMDMQSGTKGKEKKSKGKGRLNPYSKPVTHSHSKSKSASEIKVRSKSFHISH from the coding sequence ATGGAAACAAACAGTTTCATTTTCACCTTTAGAAATACCCAAGATAAACTTAGAGTCCTCAATCAAGCCCCATGGAATTTTAAAGGGCACCTTCTGGTTCTAAAACAGGGGCCAACTGGGGCCACTCTCAAagaaatcaatttaaatcatgcTCCATTCCAAGTGCAAATCCATGGCCTGCCTTTGGATTATATTACTCTAGAAAATGCTATTCAAATAGGGCGAGCACTTGGAACTTTGATCAAAGTGGAAGAGGATCCTCTTTATGGACTAGCTTTAAGAAAATTCATCAGGCTCAAGGTTGAAATTGATGTCATTAAGGCATTACAGCAAGGATTTATGATGCCAAGGTTAGACAACTCTGAAATATGGATagcttttaaatatgaaaaacttcCAGACTTCTGTTATGCCTGTGGTAGACTCGGTCATTCCCAAGTTTTTTGTGGATTTCTAAGTTCGCCTACGACAAGATTAATTTATGGCCCCTGGATCAAAGCCAAGTGCAACAACTACCAAGGCATATCTCAGGCTTTTCAACAAACAGGTCACGGGCAACCAACAGAAACCGATTTCATGGGGAAAATTTCCAGTCAAACTAATCTTTATGGTAATCAAAACAGAGAGAAGCCAACCAATGTtcaacaacaaaatctgaatcTGTTTTCAAGGAGAGGTCAGCAAGAAGTTACCGAAAGAATATCTACGGTGGTGAAGAAAAACAACCAAGGCTGGATTCATCTTGCCCCCTCAACATTGGCTACCAAAAACCCATCGGAAACCTTCAACGCCACGAATTCAGCACTCCCTCAAGATCTGGTCTGCTACAGTGAACAAAGAGCATTAATTTCCCCAACCAgaagaataaatatttttactgtTGAAGAGCCACCGACCGAATCCCACAACCATACCTCTATTGCCAGCAAAATATCCTTATTGTCTTCAAATCTGGTTTCAGAACAGCAGGTAAAGGAAGGGACAGCTGAACACGTGCATAGTCACCAAGATAATACATTACCGACGGAAGCAACTGAAACACCGTGGAATGCTCAGTGGCAGAAAATCTATTCTGCCTTCAAGGAGTATAAGAGCCTTCAGACTTTTAACGTGCCTGGGCCTGGACCTTCAACAGCCCATCAAGCAACTTTCAAATCTTTCCAGCCCATTGAGACTTGTCCTCACTTCAAGAGCCCACTTGATTTATCTACAAGCCGGCCCATCCCAAATCAATACAAGTCTGCCGAATTCCATCATCTGAAAGATTCTAAGGTGAAGCAAGGTTTTACGACAGACTCTACTCCTACTGCTACTCAGTTAGCTACTTCTTTAGACCATTGCATATCCACGGTAATACATGCTCCTATTCCAGAAAAAATTCCAACTCAATCCAATCTTACAATTCAGTTGCTAGAAGATTCAAGTTCAATGCCAGTGGGTAATCTGGTTGCACATTTGGAAATACCAACTGAAACTGATTTTATTAGTGGCACACCTGAAGATATTTTATCTCTGTCTACTCAAGAGGCACATCTCAATCGCATGTCCATTCAATCTCAGCCTCAAGTTCTTCTACCATCCAAAAGGCCACATGATACAGAGTCCTTTTATGAACCAACAAGAAAATCACAGCGCCTCAACAAAACAGAGAAACCAGAGCAAGTGGATGAAacagttaaaatgtttttttcagAAGAATCTACAACAGCTCTCACTCTCATGGACATGCAATCAGGAACAaaaggcaaagaaaaaaaatcaaaaggaaaaggaaggCTGAATCCGTATAGTAAGCCAGTTACTCATTCTCACAGCAAATCCAAATCAGCTAGCGAG
- the LOC122313816 gene encoding BURP domain-containing protein BNM2A-like, whose translation MGNDKQSWRSLTKEKKKMGSGFASWSLFLHLLIIMGAHGTGARELTKRHPGEFIDRHDPASKYGEFEKSKGNIMLGYHMEEDDVHIRLRDSQRHAMDDPAELDHDHVHQGTHRKHAHAYRPSSHMDHMDPSSMIFFTSKDLKVGKRMPVYFPKRDPSTSPHLLPREEAEAIPFSSKELPHLLEFFSFSRASPQAKAMEDTLRQCENEPIKGETKFCATSLESMLDFASGTLGLDSNFRVLTTSHLTKSTTLLQNYTFLQIPEEIPAPKMVACHTMPYPYAVFYCHSQESENKVFKVALGGENGDRVEALAVCHMDTSQWSPDHASFRLLGVQPGTSSVCHFFPADNLVWVPTKLSI comes from the exons ATGGGCAATGATAAACAAAGTTGGAGATCTTtaaccaaggaaaaaaaaaaaatgggttcTGGGTTTGCATCTTGGAGCCTCTTCCTTCATCTACTAATCATTATG GGTGCTcatggcactggagccagggagTTGACCAAAAGACACCCGGGAGAGTTTATAGATCGTCATGATCCTGCAAGCAAGTATGGAGAGTTCGAAAAATCCAAAGGTAACATCATGTTGGGATATCATATGGAGGAGGATGATGTCCATATAAGACTACGTGATTCCCAACGCCATGCCATGGATGATCCTGCTGAGCTAGACCATGATCATGTTCATCAAGGAACACATAGAAAGCATGCTCATGCGTATCGGCCTTCATCCCACATGGATCACATGGACCCTTCCTCCATGATCTTCTTCACATCTAAGGATCTGAAGGTAGGAAAAAGAATGCCCGTCTATTTCCCAAAAAGGGATCCTTCAACTTCTCCTCACTTGTTGCCTAGAGAAGAAGCTGAAGCAATTCCCTTCTCATCAAAGGAACTCCCACACCTTCTTGAATTCTTCTCCTTCTCCCGGGCCTCTCCCCAGGCCAAAGCCATGGAAGATACACTTCGACAATGTGAGAATGAACCCATTAAAGGAGAGACCAAGTTCTGTGCCACCTCCTTGGAGTCCATGCTTGATTTTGCAAGTGGCACTCTGGGGTTGGATTCCAACTTCCGAGTTTTGACAACTTCCCACCTCACCAAGTCAACCACCCTTCTCCAGAACTACACTTTCCTCCAAATCCCAGAGGAAATTCCTGCTCCCAAGATGGTAGCATGCCACACCATGCCCTACCCTTACGCAGTTTTCTATTGCCATAGCCAAGAAAGTGAGAACAAGGTGTTTAAGGTTGCCCTGGGTGGTGAGAATGGAGATAGGGTGGAAGCTCTTGCTGTTTGCCACATGGATACCTCTCAATGGAGCCCTGATCATGCGTCGTTTCGCCTTCTTGGGGTTCAGCCTGGGACCTCCAGCGTCTGCCATTTCTTCCCAGCAGATAATCTTGTCTGGGTTCCAACAAAGTTGTCAATTTAG